GCCTTCGTGAGCAGTTGAAGTGATGGAAAATGGGTTGAaagaattaaataaaatgttggaAAATGATTAGGGAGAGAGGATCGTCTTACCTTTCGATTTAAACTtccattttttgtgttttcttctcaaTGCATTGCATCCTCATGCATGTTTACTGGTACCACACAGCTGGTACATACACTATGCTGCATGTCTGAACTGTATCTAAGGATAGGAAGGAGAAAGGTTAGAGAGCCATAGTGTGGCAACAAATTGCACATTCCCTTCGTCTCTTGTGAAAGACAAATGGTCCATTAACTGTAGTTCAGTACTCCAGGCTTTTGATGGTGGGGAGAAATCTGGCCCATTAATGTCCATGTTGATTCAATTTAGATAGGCTCTCTAGCCATAGAGGAAAGGAGTGGCCCCACCACTAACtcatgtttgcttgtgtttcagAATAgcacatttgtgtttatttattcaagGAATggtcttttgtctcttttatcacagaggaaaaagtgtCTGAGTGATCGTTTGCACGTGTGTGGCTGGTGCAGGCTCTGTGACGGTGGTGGTCTGTATAGATAAACTGCTTTGCATAAATATAGGCCTACATGCGCTTTAAGTATTATGTGAGTATATTAACGCCAGGGACGCTGATGTTGGAggtagagctgcaacaattagtcaatAAATCGATCAGTCGATCAAAAGGGAATTAATCTCAATgaattgtttcagtcatttgtcaagcaaacatgtcaaacatttgcttgttccagcttctcatatcaaaagatttgctgcttttctttgtcatttctgacaATAAATGAAGATTTTGGACTcttggttggacaaaagaagcaatctgaagatgttactttggactctgggaaattgtgatcAGTATTTTCCAcaattttttgacattttatagactaaacgATTAACGGATTAATCgtgaaaataattggcagattaatggataataaaaataattgttacTTGGAAGCCTAGTTGGAGGACTGTCTGATTGAAGGACAGCTCAAAGAGTTGGAAAACAGTGAACATTAATCCAAAACTATCACTTAATACTTAACTTTATTGTATTAATCTAATACTACGATTCGGTGCTTTACACTAAGGTTTTACACTACGAGCATGACTATTTGTAAAGGAATATATCTGCTGATTTCTTCACAGCTTTAAACATAAATGGACATTTATTATATCCAGTATGGTCCATTGAAAGGCTGAAGCTCAATAAACACTGATTAGATTAACTGCTGGTATTTAATATAGTTGGATCAACAGAGTCACAGTAGTACTCGTGCTGTTGTCCTTCCTCTCAAATTACTGTGGAATCAGtggtgttcttttttttaatcttatgtCGTCCTAATGTGTTTCCATGTGCACTGCCATTGCTTTGTACTGTGTATTTTCTGATAATTTTCACACACTTTTCCTCCCTTCTGTCCAGTGTTTTGCCTCTGTCTCGACCCTGTGGGGTAACCTGTGATTGCAGAAGTGCCCTTAAACTATAAGACCAAGTCGTCTCTTCAACCTGCTGAACATTATCTTGCATCATCAGATGAGTTCATGGTTGCTAATCCTGCATACCAACGTATGTACAGTACACTACATAATATTTGTAGTACAGTGTCTTCTCATCTTAAAAGCTGAGACAAAAAACAATTCAATGGTACTCTGGAGCTTCAATTGCAAAAAAGAAgttcaaaatctgtttttttgtgagACTAAACATAAATGCTGAACACATTTTCTACCTCATAGCTCGTTATTTGAGACCCAGTGTGATGGGAACATGGAGGATAATTTGTAACTGCCTACATTGCatccaaacacagctgttaGGGTCTCCTCTGTGTTGGTATAAAATCCCCTCTTCAACTTTGGTTTTGTCAGTTAAGCCTTCTCACTCATGACAGAAATTTAAAGTGGCGTCATGATCGCTGGATCTAAAAACAGGGCATCCACTTTTCACTGGCAACCTCTAAACTATAATTACACTGACCTCTAGTTGACTATACAATAATCTCTTACCAAACCCCCCACAGGGTATCTTTAATGTATTGTTATATGTAGCATTCATTATCTCGTGTATACCTTTGAATGTATGTGAACATGTCCATGTAAAGACATGATGCCTTTTCCTGTGAGGGATCACActtgctgtgctgctggagcttcTACTGAGTCCTGAGGGTCGATTTGCACTTTTTGCTTGTCTCTTCAAATAAACTTGTCAACTTTACCAATTTGCATTTGTGGgtatttgttttattacttGCTTCAATTAAAGCCACAAAGGATGGAAGATAACTTAAGATGATTTTACAAACTTCTGTGAAAATACCTCTGCTTAGTTTGAGCGTACTGGTACCTGTGGATGTGGACTGTGATGTGGAGCCATTTCTACAACTGGATGCTTGGCACTATTGAACTTTACGACCATCTGCTGGATTTTAAGATATATAGCATTTATTCTACCATGGCCAAAGGTCCTATCTTACAATATTaatgaaagtggaaaataattgtatctgctgctgctgctggattcaGTCCAAAATGTAATGGGTTGTACCTTGGCCCATGGTACAcccttccaccaagtttcatgaaactCTGGACAGTCAtttttctgtaatcctgcagacaaacaaaccaacaaactaaATGGACTGAAAACATGGCGTACTTTTCTTGATTTTACATAGTTAACCAACTAAAGCTCTGGGACAGCTGGTACCAATTCTCAGAGGAAAATAGCAAGTCTGTTGTGGCAACATTTcatataatgaaaacacaaaaaaaatgggCTGTGTCAACACTCCCCAGTGTTTCAGGTCTGACCTGTTTTGAAACATGATCACTGAGCGTGAGAGGTCTGCAGACCGCTGCTGGATGATCAGATTTTTCAGATGGCTACCGCTGAACTgtagaggacagagagagagagaaagcgaacAAGTGAGCCCTTGGTGTGATAGGATCAGCTAAGACACGATTCAAGTCTGCAGACGCGTTAAATGTCAGCTGACAGGCTGAGTCATGCAGGACTACACCTTGCGTTTCCATTACGTTGATTAAATGCATTaacagtctgcacacagaccACCAAGCTTATTCACCTTAATGAAATAGCATGCAAACTACACAGTGAGgtaatgatggaaaaaaaatgaatggatttttgttttatgttgctAAGAGGGTTTCAGATGGTTTCCAGTTGTGTCCTTTAGCCAGCAGGGTTGTGTCTAGAGATTTGTGCGAGATTGTATCCGTTGTTTCTTCATATTTTGAATGTCATGGAAGGTGGTAGCTCAGCAGACTCAGCAGACATCTTGAATTCCCAGAGGTGAATATTTTACTTACAATGCTCTCCGTTATAATGTAACCCAGGCCACAacgaaagaaaaaacaacaaaacaaggaaaCTAACTCAGAAAATTGACTCTTAGACTATTTCTCTATATAAGGTAAGCAATCCTAACAAAGTACTTCAGAACGCATCAAACAACCATAAGAAACATTCCTAGAGAAAAGAAAGCTGTCCGCAGCATTTCCAGGGCGGCCCCTCCCCAACAACTGTCCTGCATGATAGGTATgaacaaaagaacaacaaaggTCAGTATGAACAGAGGAAGGATCAATTTAACAACATTCAAACCTGTAACATAATAAAGGTGACTCAAACTAATGCatggctgtgtttgctgtcacCTACTGAAGTGCTTTGATGTGTGATGCAATGTTTCACTAGCAATGGTATAGCAGAATGAACACAGGTAGAAAATTAATAACAATGTGTAATGTGGAAGATGAACATCTAAGGTGAGTAGATGATAGGTCGACTTTGTTGCTCCAAATGTAAGTTTGTGCagtacttttgtttgtttctaaatactttcaaaaccaaaaacattcccatcagcttcagatATACTTTCTCTTCAATGCTAATAGGcacgtgttagcatgctaaagctGAGTTGGAAAACATTGTGACATgtacatcagcatgttagcatgctgacattagcatttagctcaaagcaccactgtgcagcctcacagagctgctcctgGCTGTAGGCCTCCGACATACAGTCGGTTGCATGTATGGTCagtttttcagaaaacacagagttctcatcagcagatggagcttGTTCTGTTGTCATAGAGTTGTAGCCATTAAGTTATTTTGAGCTCCAATCTTAACTTTGGAAGCAGCAGTTTACAACAATGTGGTgattaatataataataatctttatttgTATATCACTTTTCTTAACAAGGTTATAAAGTTGAGACAGTGGAGCTTGTGCTGAGATTGTTTTGGATCCTGCTGTTTAGTCAAGAATCAAATGTCAAGCACAAAGCGATTACAGATTTCCTGAATGTCTAATCTATCTGTATTCACTGATGTGTACATGTTTAAACATGTGTACCGAGCAGATCATTCATTATTTTAGCAGCATCATCAGAACGTTGACAATAAAATTCAACACAAATGTTTGTTCTAAgttcttttatttatataacaattttaaacatggaaaaatattttgcttttttttttttaacataaaagTCTACACATAAGTCTACAATGTGCACAgcagacagaatgagaaaacTGTCTAAATATACTGAGAAATGGCATTATCATATGAAGTATATAGCTGCTCTTAAACTCTGGCCCTGACATGACTTATTGAGGTAGAGTTAAGCTGATAGAACATCTAATTTACTCCTGGTCTATCTTCACAGATTGTTTACCAGAAAACATGTTAGACCATCACCACCACGATCATCAAAAGTATAAAAAGACTGGCCGCTTTAAAAGGAGATATGAGAGTGTGGAGAACAGTGGCGCTTTAGTTCTTCATTGAGTTAAATTATTGTACAACTCTGACAAATGTCGACAGGAAGTGGTTTTCGTGGCTCATCAGTAGGCCTGCAGACTGAAGCTTGGTGGCACACTGACATAATGTAGAGGTTTAATGGGTCGAATTTCTTTTCtacctctgtcctctgtcaggTTGTGGGTTATTTTTGGTCAGGGCTCgaatctgtgtctgtttggggATCACAGCTCTGTCTCCAGCTCTACATGACTGCCACCCAGTGGCCAATCAGCAGGGACATCAGGGAGCCGATGACAACGATGATACTGTTGTAGATGGGGCCACTGGATGCTCCGGTGTAGTACTCCATGTCTCCAGAGCCCTCTGCTTCATAGCCTGGCCTGGGGCCGTAGCCACCACCACCTCCATATCGTGGGTAGCCATAACCACCTCCATATCCTCCATAACCCCCTCCAAATCCCCCTCCATACCCTCCATACCCTCCATATCCACCACCATACCCGTATCCAGGGCGGCTCAGGGCAGAACCAATCAATGTTCCTCCTATGgcaccagctgcagctgcccCGGCTACTTTGCCTGCACTGGGGCCACTGCTCTGGACAGGTCTATAGGCTTGGCCGCCGCCACCGCCCCAGCCCCGGCTCCGCCCTCCTCCGCCCCGGCCAAAGCCACCACCTCCAAAACCACGGCGGGCTTCAGAGCTGGGCAACAGTGTGGCGAGGAGTAGCAGGCAGAGGGTCACTGTGAGGGGGAGTTTCTGCAGGCCTGACATCATTCTTTGTActgtaaaaacaagacaaagaaacattATGAGGATGCATGAATTTGCTGCTGGTGAGCATTGAAGTTTCCACCCAGTCACTAAAAGAAGAGAACAGACTCGTTTCTGTTGTActgaaatgatcagctgatcagttcttaacagtggtggaagaagtataaATGAAAATTTAGCCATACTTTGTTTATAGTAATCATTAATTTAGACAATCAAAGGAcataaacagcattaaaaactaaaaaaaagaaaaactaacaTATAAATTAACATATAAGATTAAActgtcaataaaacaaacacaaaaagcaagACATCATAAAACAgtatgttaaatgttaaaaaagtcCATACAAacactttcaaataaataaatattaatgagTAAAACAGAACCAAGTACCAATTAAATATTACCAACAAAAATACTATCAAAGGTAAAAGTATTAATACTGCAACACTGATGCTTGAGGAGTGTAATATTATTAAATATATTGGATCACCAGCATTACTGTGCATTAACATGCGCACAGCATTTGAAATGCTGGTTGAGGTGAAGCAAttttttttgctaatttaaACACAGTTGAGTAGTTTATTTACAAAATGCCTTTTTTTAGAAGTTGATTATGTATTTGTATCAGCACTGAGTAACAACAGCTGCAAAATCACTGCACTGCAAAAAGTGCAATATTGGCCTCGCTAATGTAGCACAAATTGGAAATACTAATAATGTAAGTACAAATAACCTAAGCAGTAAAGTAGTGAGCTGAAGTACATGTACTTAGTTGTGATGGTACTGGAAGGCACCGTGCTCATCAACAGACTGACGAGATGTTCTCAGCAGCTTtagtcctgctgtgtgttatttttacTTTGCCGATAAATAAAGAGCAGAGCAGGTCGTAGCTCTTAATCCAGCTTTGAAAACACATATTACACAAGCACAACTTAACAGTGCAGCTGACCTGGGATCAGATAGCTTTCATAATCTCCAACGTGCTTTCATTAGGATCTCGTAGATGCAATCTGCCTCTAGATATGTGGACCCGCTGCGTTAATCATCACAGCACCAATGGATGACAGTTTGTTAGCACTGAATAAGTGAAACACTGGGACAGGTGTTGTTGCCAGTAATCATTAAAGTAAATAATGAGGTGAATATTTTGTCACTTCAAGTGTTTCAAACAAAATATGTTGTGTTGAATTGTTAAATGACCGAAAGACTTTTTTCTTCCACACTGCTGACAGTATTTTTTCTATTAAATAATTACAAAATGTTAGACTACATGCAGTGATGGGAAGTAATTACAGTGAATACATTTACTTAATACATGTACTTTATGAGTGCTTTTTATTACATGctattttattctttcattcttCTACATTTCAcaaggaaatattgtacttttactcaactacatttatttaatggctttagttacttttcagattgaGGTTTAACAGACAAAGTGTAGGACTAGTTTATATGACGCATCATTATTCTTAAGTACCCATCAGTATATGAAGCAGTTAAAATTGTCTCCACCTTGAACAATAATAGTACAATAAAAGTATATTTACTTGCAAATTCTTCTACATTTATACTGAATTGCAATATTTTTACTAGTAGCGCGGTATTACAACTTTGACTTAAGTAAACAGTTTGAACACGTTTTCCACCGCTGACGTTATCCACTGAGCAGCATGACATCATTTGCTCTGCCGTCAACAAACTGTACACAGTCTAATCTGAGTCCTCTTAAAAGATGAGTTGAGCTATAATTATGCTGGGTCACTTAGTTTGACAATAATCCAGTGGCTCTCAGATTACAGCGACAGCAGTCCAGactcacaaagacaaaacatgccTTCATCATGAATTTGATGCAGTTTGAAGCACTATGACCTACAGTACATTATTATTTGTGCTTTCTAGAGAGAGAGCCTAAATTGTGCAGCGTAAGAGATCCTAAATAACATCACACCCACAAACAAGAGAAATCTACTCCCTAAAATAacccagaaaaacaaagaacattGTTCAAACCTGCTGAATTTAAGAGAACAATCTTGGAATAAACAATCTCACCTGTTGAGAGGCTGTTTGCAGTGCAGCGCTTCAGATGATGCTCCTCTTCTGACAGAccagagagcgtgtgtgtgtgtgtgtgcagctcagaCTCTCCTGACAGTAAAGAccagagtgcgtgtgtgtgcagctcagaCTCTTCTGACACTAAGAAGTATGTTTCAAGGCCAACCCGTTATCCTCCAGACAACCTCAATCAGGTGGAGTGgatcactctctctcacacctgcTCATTGGCTGAGTGTGCAGTAAGCTGCTGAACCACAGACATCAGACGTAAAtatctgcgtgtgtgcgcgtgtgtgtggccGTACATGTGCCCTCCCACTGAGGGAATGAATCAGAGCACTTAACGAGCTCTCCTGAAGCTTCGACTATGACTGTTATATGTGTTAAATTGTACAACAAGATTTAAACATCATTATATAACATGTGACCATTTCACCCATTGACCCCAAGACAGAAGGAGAttacagatatatatatatatgctcatctttttctttttttttttttattaaataacAATCATCGTAAGAAAAAACCCGACATTTTCCAAGTAGTGGCATGAGATCTTAACATCTTAAAGACTAAAGTTCCTTCATTATTTTGTAAAAGACACAATACAAAAGCAGGCAAGTCTCAAGAGTCACTAAAAATACAACATGCACACTTTCcgagtcacacagacacactttttACAACGATGTTAGAAATACTGAATGGAGGGGCTACGCACACGGACAAAAGCAGGCGTATGCAAAGCACTGTACATGTGGAGGCGAAGTGTACTGCTTTTAAATGCTcattcacacatttacaacatTCTTCCATCAAAGATCATCAGCGTAATTCACAGTCTCGTGTTGTGCTTCTTGTCTCATAAACCGTTGGATGTGAAATGATTTTTGTGCAGCCAGTTCAATCAGGAGGAGCCACTGCGTGAAGAAGGATGCTGGACGTCGTTCACCAATCGAACAGTATGTGCTTCTAAAATCTCAACGTGACATCGTTTTGCAACTCACATAAGGCAGTAATGCAAGTGcggacagcagaaaacaaaaggggCTCATAAGTGTTCAATTATTTcaggatgctttttttttttttttttaaggaataGTTTGGTATTTTGGGGGtatttcttgccaagagtttgatgagaaatCGGTGGgactctcatgtctgtagggTAAAAATGAAGCCACAGCTAACGGCCTTGGAAAGAGTTGgagacagctagcctggctctgtacaaaggtaacaaaatccacctcgCAGCCACCAAAAGCTCACCAATTAAAATGGGGGGTTACGTGCCAAACTATGCCCCGACTGAGAAACAGCTCAGCACATGAACCCCGGCAACATCACAA
This Chaetodon auriga isolate fChaAug3 chromosome 5, fChaAug3.hap1, whole genome shotgun sequence DNA region includes the following protein-coding sequences:
- the sprn2 gene encoding shadow of prion protein 2, coding for MMSGLQKLPLTVTLCLLLLATLLPSSEARRGFGGGGFGRGGGGRSRGWGGGGGQAYRPVQSSGPSAGKVAGAAAAGAIGGTLIGSALSRPGYGYGGGYGGYGGYGGGFGGGYGGYGGGYGYPRYGGGGGYGPRPGYEAEGSGDMEYYTGASSGPIYNSIIVVIGSLMSLLIGHWVAVM